In Maridesulfovibrio sp., the genomic stretch TTCGCAAACTTCGGCCGCAGCAGCTTCATCACCGCGCAATGCCTTTTCCATGCGGTCCATAAGCGGCTTGCGCTCTCTTAAAAATTCCTGGATGGCATCAGTATTCAGCTTCGAGACATCTCTATAAATATCAGCAGCCGCAAGGAGCATGTCTATCTGATCTGAATCAAGAACAATCTGTCCCTTCTGACTTGCAACAAGCAAATCTTCCATGGCGTGGGCAAGGGCCACGGCATCGGTAAGCCCCACAATACGGGCCGCGCCTTTCATTGAGTGTGCCGCACGCATCAGCGGTTCAACTTTATCTGGGGACTGGTCCTTTTCCAGCTCCAGCAACCCGGCGTTCAAAGCCTGCGAATGGCTTTCAGCCTCCATACGAAAAAGATCAAGCATGGAAAGATCGGCAAGGGCTATTTCTTCGTTAGGAGCTTCCGGTTCCGCAACTGCTGATTCTTCCAGCACAGAGTCCGCAATAAAACCACCGGACTCAATGCGCTCCAGCAGGGATTTAAATTCTTCCTTTCTTTCTTCAAGCCATCCTTCCATCTCCGCGGCTTCAACTTTATCCAGTCCACGCAGAAAACGGACACCGTCCAGCATTGCTGCAATCACCGGTTGCGAAAGCTGGCGGCCGGAACCGCTGCAACGATCCAGCACGGCTTCAATTGCTTCCGCAAGCCTAACAGCTACCTGCAATGCCACAATCTTGGCAGCTCCTTTCAGGGCATGAGTAGCCTGAATGAGGGGCTGCACTCTTTCCGGGGAAACATCTTCAGCCAGCCCGGGAATTAACTCTTCCAGCACACGGGTATTTTTGTCAGCCTCCATGCGAAAGAGTTCCAGCATGGAATTATCTGTCCGGCTGTTGCTCATAATCTCCGCCTTACTTGATGATGCGGTTGAAGGCCTCAAAAAGAAGCTCGTCTTCCAACAATGAAATTCTTTTATCGTCAGTCTCAAACAAACCGCGGGTATATGCGGCCGGAGACTTGGCTACTGTTGCAGGGGCTTCCATAAGCGCGTCCGGGAAATAGTGGTGGACCCCGAAAACCTCATCCACTCCAAAAATCCAACGCCCGAAACCCCGGTCCACACATATGAACCTGCTGTAGACCCTAAATCCTTTCTCCTCTTCAGTAAGATGCTCTGCATCAAGACCAAGTAACTCACGCACTGAAACAACAGGAAGAATCTGTCCATGCAGGCTGGTCAGCCCCCGAAACATCCTGCTGTTCCGGTGAGGTACCGGGCGCACTATACGTTCTTCAAGCACTGAAACAAAAACCTGTGAAGAAAGAGCCAGCCACTCCCTTGAGATCCTGAATACAACTGCCCCGGCTGTTTCAGACTGCTCCTCTTCCTTAGCAATGGAGACTGCTTCGGTATTCTCATCCAGATAGCCTTCTGGAGGCTCACGGTCCAAAAGAGACAGCCCTGCACTTGTAAAATTAGGGCAGTAGTGGCAGTGGGACCAGCGTTTAAGTTCTGGGCAGGACCTGTCTCCGGCATATCCAATCGTATTCCAGCAGGATTCAAACATTATCCGGCCTCATTTCGTTTTTCAGCCCGACGGACCCTGTTACGCATAATTTCAGCCTTACGCAGATCTCCCCTATTCTCGAGTAGCAGGGAAAGATGCACCAGCGATTCCATGTGATCCGGCTCAAGATACAGGGCCTTACCGTAAAATTCCTCAGCCATGGGAATATTCCCTCCAGCTTCATGCAGCAAACCGCTAAGGTGAAAAAGATCCGGATCAGGTCCACTTTGCAGCAGGAGTCCTTCACACATCTTCAAGGCTTCCAAAATCCTGCCCATGTCTGCCATTTTTTTGATCTCATCCAAAGTAAGTCCGGCGGAATCATCCGGTCCACGCTCTTCCTTCGTTGCGGCAGGGTGGTCTTGCTCTTGAACAGGAGATAGTCCGACGCGGTGTAAATCACTTTGAACAACGTGTTTCAGCGTACTGTTTGCGACAGGACGCCTATTTGAATTTGGAGCGGTATCAGGAGAGTAATCTTTTGCGGCACAAGATGAATTTCGCAGCAGCGCAGATACCTTGCGCTTACCCTTACGCAGTGCAAATGTCCCCTGCTTTCTTATCGGGGTGAACCAATCATTAAAAATAGGAAGCATCTCGGCATGGCCCACAAAAAGCACCCCTTCCTCCTTTAACTTTTCATTAAGCATGGAAGCCAGACATTTACGGGAATCCTCATCCAGATAAATCAGTAAATTGCGGCAGAAGATAACATCATAACGGACCTGGGGCAGACAACTATCAACAAGGTTACAGGAAAAGAAACGGACAGTATCCCTGACCTCCTTATTCAATTTGCGCCCCTGCTGACATTCACTGAAACATCTTTCGGCATAGAACGGAAGCTTAGTACGGAATGAGTTCTCCGGGTAGATAGCCTCTTTTGCTTTACGCAAGGCCCTTTCACTGATGTCCACACCATCAACGCGGAAACTCTTCAGCCCAGCCCCCATGAGAGTCATGGCTATGGAATAAGGCTCTTCCCCGGTGGAACATGGTGCGCTGAGAACCCTGAAGTCTTTATCCTTCCGTCCGGATGACATCTCAAATAGCAGTTCAAAAGGCTTTCCATCCCTAAAGAACCAGGTTTCCGGGACAACAATTTCTTCAACCAGCTCATACAGCTCTTTATCACTGGTCCTCAGCAGAGCCAGATACTCTTTTTCCGTACACCCCGTCTCACGCATCCGCGCCTTCAGCGCCAGCCTGATTCCTGAACTTGCCAGCGAATCAGGAGCCAACCCTACGGCTCGATTGAGTATTCTTTGAAACGGAATGATATCCATCTGTTACTCCTGAGCACCGGGTGGAAAAATGTCACCATCCGCGGAAAAAAGAGCCATGCGCAATTCTTCAGTCAGCAGCTTGTGGGGTTTCAAAAGTTGCAACATGCTTCCGTTAACTCGCGCAACCCGGCCCAGCCACGGGGCACCGGGAATTTCCAGCCCGGCATCCTCAAAATCAGAATCTGCAATTTTCAAAGTCTCGGTTATATTCTCCGCCAGCAGACCGAGAAAATGCTCTTCGCGCTTTGAATTTTCATCTATCTCAGCGAGATCGATAATCACAGTACGGGTCGACATGCGCGAAGCACATGGGATATCCATGGCCAGCATGGAAAGATCGACCACCGGGGTAACCCTGCCCCTGTAGTTGAAAAGTCCTTTCACATAATCAGGAGAACGGGGTAATTCCTTGTAGACTGTAGGCGGAACGACCTCAGCCACAGTGCGGGCCTCAAGCCCGTAAATATATTTACCTATTCTGAAAGTCAGCACTAGCATCGTTATTCACTCACTTTGAAGCGGGAAACTTCGCTGCGCAACCCCTGAACAGCTTCATTCAGCTGTGAGGTAGCCCTGTTAAATTCCGCAAGAGCATCGGAAGTATCAGAAGCGGTATCTGAAAGCTGGGCCATGGCTTCACTTATCTGCTCAGCGCCTTCCGCCTGAGCGCCCATACCGTCATTCACCTGCTCGATGCGCGGGTTCAGCGCCCGGACCCCGGTCATGATACCTTCCAGCTTCTTGCCCAATTTCCCCGCCTTATCTGCACCGAAACGCACATCAGACGTAAACTTCTCCATTTCATCCACCCCTGAGTCCACGGAGTTGCGCATGTTACGGATCATATCCTCAATTTCAAGCGCAGCAACGGAAGTCTGATCTGCAAGACGCCTGATTTCTGCTGCAACCACCGAAAATCCCTGCCCGAACTTCCCGGCCTTTTCAGCCTCAATAGCGGCATTCAGGGAAAGCAGGTTGGTGCGGTCAGCAACTTTAGTGATAGTGGTGACGATACTTTCAATAGAGTTGGCACGGTCATTAATTTCATCCAGCTTGCCGGTAATGGATAGAGTCGCCGTACTCAGGTCATCCATAATGCGTACCATGGTTTTCAGGCCGTCCTGTCCTTCCGAAGCGAGGCTATCCATATTCGAAGCGGCCTCGTTAACATAACGCATGGCCCCGGCAAGTTCGCCGGAATTAGCCGAAATCTCGGCACTGGTCGCACTTATCTGGGTGGTTGCTGCGGCCTGCTGGTTCACAGTCACTTCCAGTTGGCGCGCAGAAGCCGCTATTTCAGTTGAAGATGTGGTCACCTGAATCCCGGAACGTTGCACCTGGCCTATCAAGGAATGAAGAGCTTCAACCATTCCTTTCACCGCAATATAGAGTTGCCCTGTCTCATCAAGCACTTCAGGTGTATCCGCATACTTAATGGCTCTGCGGGCATTGGGGCAGCGTTCTTCCACTCCGCCAAGTCTTTTCCGCGCATTGTAAACATCACCATCAGCAATAATTTTAACCAGATCGACCATATGGCTGACCGGGGTGGCAATAAGCCCGCTGGCATAAAATGAAAAAGCAAGAGTTATGGCAAGAAGCACCATGCCAGTAATAAGCAGCCACTCCACCAGGTAATCCAGAACACCGGTCAAACGATCGGAAATGCCCTGATATTCATCAAGATAGACCCCGACCCCGAGGACCCATCCCCAGGGCTTGAAGTATGTATACACAGAAAGCTTATCCCGGCCGCTGCCGTCCGTACCGGACTTCCAACTGTATATTTTGCTGTTAAGCTTGCCTTCCCCGGTATCAATTGCCTGATTGATAAGATCTTCGACAAAACCCTTTGTGCCCGCGACGGAATCAACAAATGCGCCATCAGTTTCGGGCGAGTTGGAAACAAGAAAGCGCCCCCTGTCACCTTCCCGGGTTCCGATAACCCACGTATAGCCGGTTTTGCCGATAGTAGTTTTAAGCATGGACCTCTTCAGCACCTTGACTATATCGCTGTCCATATACACGGATATCATCCCGGTCACATATCCGTTCTGATCACGCAATGGAATGTAAATGGTAAAACGGGTTCCGTCATCCTGATGTTCATATTTTTCAGCATTGCGCCCGGACAGGACGTCACCAATAGCCGACTCGACATGACCGTCATCCCCCAGCGAGTAAAAAACATCCCCCAGTTTCCAATTTCCGCTGCCGCTATCTACTGTGGTATCTACAACCAGCATATCCCCTTCGGGGTTGATCCGCTGAAAAATGGTGAAGTAAGCTCCGGAAATACGGGTAGCCTCAACCAGCATGCTCAAAGGTTTTCCCTTGCGCTGGGCATAAGTCAGCTTATTCTCGCCAATGCTCAAAACAGGAAGGGTTACATCACTTTTTTCCGTAGAACGCATATTGTTAGCAGGCCAGTCAGTTACATTTTTCTGTATCACCACACGGCCTTCATCGGACAGTAATGCCTCAAGAGCCATGGACGCCCTTCTGGTTTCAGTCACCAGCAACTGGTCGGCTGAACGACATTCTTCATACAAATCTGCGGCCAGCTGCGAAACATGCGATTCTATAAGGGAATTTACCTCATCCTTCATGCAGAATTGCAGATTGTCTTCCAGGATATTGGTAATGATAAACATGACCACAATGGGAATTATTGCGGAACCGCAAGCAATGGCGATTATCTTTCTTCTGAGGGAAAAACGCATTGAATACATCCCGGCACTCCCAACCGTCTGGCGGGA encodes the following:
- a CDS encoding chemotaxis protein CheW, translated to MFESCWNTIGYAGDRSCPELKRWSHCHYCPNFTSAGLSLLDREPPEGYLDENTEAVSIAKEEEQSETAGAVVFRISREWLALSSQVFVSVLEERIVRPVPHRNSRMFRGLTSLHGQILPVVSVRELLGLDAEHLTEEEKGFRVYSRFICVDRGFGRWIFGVDEVFGVHHYFPDALMEAPATVAKSPAAYTRGLFETDDKRISLLEDELLFEAFNRIIK
- a CDS encoding protein-glutamate O-methyltransferase CheR, giving the protein MDIIPFQRILNRAVGLAPDSLASSGIRLALKARMRETGCTEKEYLALLRTSDKELYELVEEIVVPETWFFRDGKPFELLFEMSSGRKDKDFRVLSAPCSTGEEPYSIAMTLMGAGLKSFRVDGVDISERALRKAKEAIYPENSFRTKLPFYAERCFSECQQGRKLNKEVRDTVRFFSCNLVDSCLPQVRYDVIFCRNLLIYLDEDSRKCLASMLNEKLKEEGVLFVGHAEMLPIFNDWFTPIRKQGTFALRKGKRKVSALLRNSSCAAKDYSPDTAPNSNRRPVANSTLKHVVQSDLHRVGLSPVQEQDHPAATKEERGPDDSAGLTLDEIKKMADMGRILEALKMCEGLLLQSGPDPDLFHLSGLLHEAGGNIPMAEEFYGKALYLEPDHMESLVHLSLLLENRGDLRKAEIMRNRVRRAEKRNEAG
- a CDS encoding chemotaxis protein CheW → MLVLTFRIGKYIYGLEARTVAEVVPPTVYKELPRSPDYVKGLFNYRGRVTPVVDLSMLAMDIPCASRMSTRTVIIDLAEIDENSKREEHFLGLLAENITETLKIADSDFEDAGLEIPGAPWLGRVARVNGSMLQLLKPHKLLTEELRMALFSADGDIFPPGAQE
- a CDS encoding methyl-accepting chemotaxis protein; the encoded protein is MRFSLRRKIIAIACGSAIIPIVVMFIITNILEDNLQFCMKDEVNSLIESHVSQLAADLYEECRSADQLLVTETRRASMALEALLSDEGRVVIQKNVTDWPANNMRSTEKSDVTLPVLSIGENKLTYAQRKGKPLSMLVEATRISGAYFTIFQRINPEGDMLVVDTTVDSGSGNWKLGDVFYSLGDDGHVESAIGDVLSGRNAEKYEHQDDGTRFTIYIPLRDQNGYVTGMISVYMDSDIVKVLKRSMLKTTIGKTGYTWVIGTREGDRGRFLVSNSPETDGAFVDSVAGTKGFVEDLINQAIDTGEGKLNSKIYSWKSGTDGSGRDKLSVYTYFKPWGWVLGVGVYLDEYQGISDRLTGVLDYLVEWLLITGMVLLAITLAFSFYASGLIATPVSHMVDLVKIIADGDVYNARKRLGGVEERCPNARRAIKYADTPEVLDETGQLYIAVKGMVEALHSLIGQVQRSGIQVTTSSTEIAASARQLEVTVNQQAAATTQISATSAEISANSGELAGAMRYVNEAASNMDSLASEGQDGLKTMVRIMDDLSTATLSITGKLDEINDRANSIESIVTTITKVADRTNLLSLNAAIEAEKAGKFGQGFSVVAAEIRRLADQTSVAALEIEDMIRNMRNSVDSGVDEMEKFTSDVRFGADKAGKLGKKLEGIMTGVRALNPRIEQVNDGMGAQAEGAEQISEAMAQLSDTASDTSDALAEFNRATSQLNEAVQGLRSEVSRFKVSE